From one Triticum urartu cultivar G1812 chromosome 3, Tu2.1, whole genome shotgun sequence genomic stretch:
- the LOC125546413 gene encoding metallothionein-like protein 2C — MSCCGGSCGCGSACKCGNGCGGCNMYPEVEAAGATLLVAATATHKASSGGMEMAAENGSCGCTQCKCGTSCGCSCCSC, encoded by the exons ATGTCTTGCTGCGGAGGAAGCTGCGGCTGCGGCAGCGCCTGCAAGTGCGGCAACGGCTGCGGCGGCTGCAACATGTACCCCGAGGTCGAGGCCGCCGGCGCCACCCTCCTcgtcgccgccaccgccacccacAAGGC GAGCTCCGGCGGGATGGAGATGGCGGCGGAGAACGGCAGCTGCGGCTGCACCCAGTGCAAGTGCGGCACCAGCTGCGGCTGCTCCTGCTGCAGCTGctag